The following are from one region of the Halogeometricum sp. S3BR5-2 genome:
- a CDS encoding DUF7546 family protein — MSVTDSLGRAVSDRDVLYAGLLANTLGILALAYVLVTGIDVSQPRYTFYGLLWIVVGVLAVWKTTPAPTDARTRRRAAAVAVGYAVVLAFAGGVVVTSTMSVGPDWAFRVATLAPGWGPAPTISTPFATVVLMPARVVGYLALSYLVYATVIDAAGSAVSGALGLLSCVSCSWPILASLFTGVFGGGSAVVAATFDLSYDISTVVFLVTVALLYWRPFGFGRGN, encoded by the coding sequence GTGTCCGTCACGGACTCGCTCGGCCGGGCCGTCTCCGACCGCGACGTGCTGTACGCCGGCCTGTTGGCGAACACGCTCGGCATCCTCGCGCTGGCGTACGTTCTCGTCACGGGCATCGACGTCTCGCAACCGCGCTACACCTTCTACGGACTGCTCTGGATAGTCGTCGGCGTGCTCGCCGTCTGGAAGACGACGCCCGCGCCGACCGACGCCCGGACCCGCCGGCGGGCCGCCGCCGTCGCCGTCGGTTACGCCGTCGTGCTCGCGTTCGCGGGCGGCGTCGTCGTCACCTCGACGATGTCGGTCGGTCCCGACTGGGCGTTCCGCGTCGCCACGCTCGCGCCCGGATGGGGACCCGCGCCGACGATATCCACGCCGTTCGCCACCGTCGTCCTCATGCCGGCCCGCGTCGTCGGCTACCTCGCGCTGTCGTACCTCGTGTACGCCACGGTCATCGACGCCGCCGGGTCGGCCGTCTCCGGTGCGCTGGGACTGCTCTCCTGCGTCTCCTGCTCGTGGCCCATCCTCGCCTCCCTGTTCACGGGCGTGTTCGGCGGCGGGTCGGCCGTCGTCGCCGCGACGTTCGACCTCTCCTACGACATCTCGACGGTCGTCTTCCTCGTCACCGTCGCTCTGCTGTACTGGCGGCCGTTCGGCTTCGGGCGCGGGAACTGA
- a CDS encoding heme o synthase produces the protein MGVYLLLLVGATTALTDAAAACTAWPVCGDGFTAPTTADGWLAVGHRAAAVLVGLLGVVTLVAGVRADVSRRVLGAMVVAGLLYPVQSALGAFVAVDGPSATLSTAHLAVGMAIFGGLVVALAWTLEADTGDPTDRPESAPEPDLAPEGAHDPVVPTDPVARAKATAYAYFRLMKPRLMWLLCLVASAGMALAATTSGGLTPEVVLATLGGGVLSIGASGTFNHVLERDIDRRMERTSDRPLAVDLVPVRHAVAFGLLLAAASVALFAWVNALAAVLGVGAILFYSVVYTLILKPNTVQNTVIGGAAGALPALIGWVAVTGSVGFGGLALAAVIFLWTPAHFYNLALAYKDDYARGGFPMMPVVRGETETRKHTLWYLGATLVAAGALAAMEGLGLLYALTSIVFGGVFLYYVVRLHYEQTQSAALRSFHASNAYLGTLLLAVVVDTLAL, from the coding sequence GACGGGTGGCTGGCGGTCGGCCACCGCGCCGCGGCCGTCCTCGTCGGCCTCCTCGGCGTCGTCACGCTGGTCGCCGGCGTCCGCGCCGACGTGAGCCGACGCGTCCTCGGCGCGATGGTCGTCGCCGGCCTGCTCTACCCCGTCCAGTCCGCTCTCGGCGCGTTCGTCGCCGTAGACGGCCCGTCGGCGACGCTGTCCACCGCCCACCTCGCGGTGGGGATGGCCATCTTCGGCGGCCTCGTCGTCGCCCTCGCGTGGACGCTGGAAGCGGACACCGGCGACCCGACCGACCGCCCCGAGAGCGCGCCCGAACCGGACCTCGCGCCCGAGGGCGCACACGACCCGGTCGTTCCGACCGACCCCGTCGCCCGCGCGAAGGCGACCGCCTACGCGTACTTCCGCCTGATGAAGCCGCGGCTGATGTGGCTGCTCTGTCTCGTCGCCTCGGCCGGCATGGCGCTGGCGGCGACGACGAGCGGCGGCCTCACGCCCGAAGTCGTCCTCGCCACCCTCGGCGGCGGCGTCCTCTCCATCGGCGCCTCGGGCACGTTCAACCACGTCCTCGAACGCGACATCGACCGCCGCATGGAGCGCACCAGCGACCGACCGCTCGCCGTGGACCTCGTCCCGGTGCGCCACGCCGTCGCGTTCGGCCTTCTCCTGGCCGCCGCCTCGGTGGCGCTGTTCGCGTGGGTGAACGCCCTCGCGGCCGTCCTCGGCGTCGGCGCCATCCTCTTCTACAGCGTCGTCTACACCCTGATTCTCAAACCGAACACGGTGCAGAACACCGTCATCGGCGGCGCGGCCGGGGCGCTTCCCGCCCTCATCGGCTGGGTGGCCGTCACCGGCTCCGTCGGCTTCGGCGGCCTCGCGCTCGCGGCGGTCATCTTCCTGTGGACGCCCGCGCACTTCTACAACCTCGCCCTGGCCTACAAGGACGACTACGCCCGCGGCGGCTTCCCGATGATGCCCGTCGTCCGCGGCGAGACCGAGACGAGAAAGCACACGCTGTGGTACCTCGGCGCGACGCTCGTCGCCGCCGGCGCGCTGGCGGCGATGGAGGGGCTCGGACTCCTCTACGCGCTGACGAGCATCGTCTTCGGCGGCGTCTTCCTCTACTACGTCGTCCGCCTACATTACGAACAGACCCAGTCGGCGGCGCTCCGGTCGTTCCACGCCTCGAACGCCTACCTCGGCACGCTGCTGTTGGCCGTGGTCGTCGACACCCTCGCCCTCTGA